A genomic region of Saccopteryx bilineata isolate mSacBil1 chromosome 1, mSacBil1_pri_phased_curated, whole genome shotgun sequence contains the following coding sequences:
- the FOXRED2 gene encoding FAD-dependent oxidoreductase domain-containing protein 2 isoform X1 gives MGLSIVAQVPGPPGLLLTIALYPALTLYTAKALAPSHRDYCVLGAGPAGLQMAYFLQQAGRDYLVFERAAGPGSFFTRYPRHRKLISINKRYTGRANAEFNLRHDWNSLLSHDPQLLFRHYSHAYYPDASDMVRYLGDFAVRLGLHVMYNTTIAHVTLDKDRQAWNGHYFILTDQKGQAYRCSVLLVATGLSVPNLVDFPGSEYAEGYESVSVDPKDFVGQNVLILGRGNSAFETSENILGVTNFIHMLSRSRVRLSWATHYVGDLRAVNNGLLDTYQLKSLDGLLESDLMDLAIVKDHENKFHITLKFYLEESNQSADAITLPQDDSDNFAMRVAYDRVIRCLGWNFDFSIFNKSLRLSSGGDFSKKYPLVRPSYESKGSRGLFVLGTASHSVDYRKSAGGFIHGFRYTVRAVHRLLERRHHGIAWPSTEHPITQLTSSILRRVNEASGLYQMFSVLADVVLLKEKAEAFEYLEEFPVQMLAQLETVTGRQARHGLFVINMEYGRNFSGPGKDVFFYERSVAHTEDAWQSNFLHPVIYYYRHLPTEQDVRFRPADWPLPRPTAIHHIVEDFLTDWTAPVSHILPLRRFLENCLDTDLRSFYAESCFLFALTHQKLPPFCQQWYLRRQGLVEAGSLRQHRVESGLLQDYATAGRRRGDSGQQPGNREPQAPGPLVQPLNSNKEEL, from the exons ATGGGCCTCTCCATCGTGGCACAGGTGCCAGGCCCCCCAGGGCTGCTCCTAACCATCGCCCTCTACCCAGCTCTCACCCTGTACACCGCTAAGGCCCTGGCGCCCTCACACCGGGACTACTGTGTCCTGGGCGCTGGGCCCGCAGGCCTGCAAATGGCCTACTTCCTGCAGCAGGCCGGCAGGGACTACCTGGTGTTCGAACGCGCCGCAGGGCCGGGCAGCTTCTTCACGCGCTACCCCCGGCACCGCAAGCTCATCAGCATCAACAAGAGGTACACCGGCCGAGCCAACGCAGAGTTCAACCTCCGCCACGACTGGAACTCTCTGCTCAGCCACGACCCCCAGCTACTCTTCAGACACTACTCCCATGCCTACTACCCCGATGCCAGTGACATGGTGCGCTACCTGGGCGACTTCGCAGTCAGATTGGGGCTCCACGTGATGTACAACACAACCATTGCCCACGTCACTCTAGACAAGGATCGGCAGGCCTGGAATGGCCATTACTTCATCCTGACTGACCAGAAGGGCCAGGCATACCGGTGCAG CGTCCTTCTTGTCGCCACCGGTTTGTCAGTCCCCAATCTGGTGGACTTCCCTGGCTCCGAATATGCAGAGGGTTATGAGTCTGTGTCCGTGGACCCCAAGGACTTTGTGGGTCAGAATGTGCTGATCCTGGGCCGAGGGAACTCAGCCTTTGAGACATCAGAGAACATCTTGGGTGTCACCAACTttatccacatgctgagccgctCCCGGGTCCGGCTCTCCTGGGCTACCCACTACGTAGGAGACCTCAG GGCCGTCAACAACGGCCTGCTGGACACCTACCAGCTGAAGTCCTTGGATGGGTTGCTGGAGTCCGACCTAATGGACCTGGCCATTGTGAAGGACCACGAGAACAAGTTCCACATCACCCTAAAGTTCTACTTGGAGGAGAGCAACCAGAGTGCCGATGCCATCACCCTCCCCCAGGACGATAGTGACAACTTCGCCATGCGTGTGGCCTATGACCGAGTCATCCGCTGCCTAGGCTGGAACTTCGACTTCTCCATTTTCAACAA GTCCCTCAGACTGTCTTCAGGGGGTGATTTCAGCAAGAAGTACCCACTGGTCAGACCTAGCTATGAGTCCAAAGGAAGTCGTGGTCTCTTTGTCCTAGGTACGGCCAGCCACTCTGTGGATTACCGGAAATCTGCTGGCGGCTTCATCCATGGATTCCGATACACAG TGCGTGCTGTTCACCGACTACTGGAGCGTCGCCACCACGGCATCGCCTGGCCCTCCACTGAGCACCCTATCACACAGCTGACCAGCTCCATCCTCCGGCGCGTGAATGAGGCTTCTGGGCTCTACCAGATGTTCAGTGTGCTGGCTGATGTCGTCCTGTTGAAGGA GAAGGCCGAAGCATTTGAGTACCTGGAGGAGTTCCCCGTGCAGATGCTGGCCCAGCTGGAGACAGTCACCGGGAGGCAGGCCAGGCATGGGCTGTTTGTCATCAACATGGAGTATGGCAGAAATTTCTCTGGGCCCGGCAAGGATGTCTTCTTTTATGAACGGTCTGTGGCGCACACGGAAGACGCCTGGCAATCAAACTTTCTCCACCCTGTCATCTACTATTACAGGCACCTCCCCACTG agcaggacgtGCGGTTCCGCCCTGCCGACTGGCCCCTGCCACGGCCCACGGCCATCCACCACATCGTAGAAGATTTCCTGACAGATTGGACTGCCCCAGTGAGCCACATTTTACCTCTGAGGCGCTTCCTGGAGAACTGTCTGGACACCGACTTGCGAAGCTTCTATGCAG AGTCCTGTTTCCTGTTCGCCCTAACACACCAGAAGCTGCCGCCCTTTTGCCAGCAGTGGTACCTGAGAAGGCAGGGACTGGTGGAAGCCGGAAGCCTCCGGCAGCACAGAGTGGAGAGTGGGCTCCTCCAGGACTATGCCACTGCAGGCAGACGCAGGGGGGACAGTGGGCAACAGCCTGGCAACCGTGAGCCGCAGGCTCCAGGGCCTCTGGTCCAGCCTCTCAACAGCAACAAGGAGGAGCTGTGA
- the FOXRED2 gene encoding FAD-dependent oxidoreductase domain-containing protein 2 isoform X2 → MGLSIVAQVPGPPGLLLTIALYPALTLYTAKALAPSHRDYCVLGAGPAGLQMAYFLQQAGRDYLVFERAAGPGSFFTRYPRHRKLISINKRYTGRANAEFNLRHDWNSLLSHDPQLLFRHYSHAYYPDASDMVRYLGDFAVRLGLHVMYNTTIAHVTLDKDRQAWNGHYFILTDQKGQAYRCSVLLVATGLSVPNLVDFPGSEYAEGYESVSVDPKDFVGQNVLILGRGNSAFETSENILGVTNFIHMLSRSRVRLSWATHYVGDLRAVNNGLLDTYQLKSLDGLLESDLMDLAIVKDHENKFHITLKFYLEESNQSADAITLPQDDSDNFAMRVAYDRVIRCLGWNFDFSIFNKSLRLSSGGDFSKKYPLVRPSYESKGSRGLFVLGTASHSVDYRKSAGGFIHGFRYTVRAVHRLLERRHHGIAWPSTEHPITQLTSSILRRVNEASGLYQMFSVLADVVLLKEAGRAVPPCRLAPATAHGHPPHRRRFPDRLDCPSEPHFTSEALPGELSGHRLAKLLCRVLFPVRPNTPEAAALLPAVVPEKAGTGGSRKPPAAQSGEWAPPGLCHCRQTQGGQWATAWQP, encoded by the exons ATGGGCCTCTCCATCGTGGCACAGGTGCCAGGCCCCCCAGGGCTGCTCCTAACCATCGCCCTCTACCCAGCTCTCACCCTGTACACCGCTAAGGCCCTGGCGCCCTCACACCGGGACTACTGTGTCCTGGGCGCTGGGCCCGCAGGCCTGCAAATGGCCTACTTCCTGCAGCAGGCCGGCAGGGACTACCTGGTGTTCGAACGCGCCGCAGGGCCGGGCAGCTTCTTCACGCGCTACCCCCGGCACCGCAAGCTCATCAGCATCAACAAGAGGTACACCGGCCGAGCCAACGCAGAGTTCAACCTCCGCCACGACTGGAACTCTCTGCTCAGCCACGACCCCCAGCTACTCTTCAGACACTACTCCCATGCCTACTACCCCGATGCCAGTGACATGGTGCGCTACCTGGGCGACTTCGCAGTCAGATTGGGGCTCCACGTGATGTACAACACAACCATTGCCCACGTCACTCTAGACAAGGATCGGCAGGCCTGGAATGGCCATTACTTCATCCTGACTGACCAGAAGGGCCAGGCATACCGGTGCAG CGTCCTTCTTGTCGCCACCGGTTTGTCAGTCCCCAATCTGGTGGACTTCCCTGGCTCCGAATATGCAGAGGGTTATGAGTCTGTGTCCGTGGACCCCAAGGACTTTGTGGGTCAGAATGTGCTGATCCTGGGCCGAGGGAACTCAGCCTTTGAGACATCAGAGAACATCTTGGGTGTCACCAACTttatccacatgctgagccgctCCCGGGTCCGGCTCTCCTGGGCTACCCACTACGTAGGAGACCTCAG GGCCGTCAACAACGGCCTGCTGGACACCTACCAGCTGAAGTCCTTGGATGGGTTGCTGGAGTCCGACCTAATGGACCTGGCCATTGTGAAGGACCACGAGAACAAGTTCCACATCACCCTAAAGTTCTACTTGGAGGAGAGCAACCAGAGTGCCGATGCCATCACCCTCCCCCAGGACGATAGTGACAACTTCGCCATGCGTGTGGCCTATGACCGAGTCATCCGCTGCCTAGGCTGGAACTTCGACTTCTCCATTTTCAACAA GTCCCTCAGACTGTCTTCAGGGGGTGATTTCAGCAAGAAGTACCCACTGGTCAGACCTAGCTATGAGTCCAAAGGAAGTCGTGGTCTCTTTGTCCTAGGTACGGCCAGCCACTCTGTGGATTACCGGAAATCTGCTGGCGGCTTCATCCATGGATTCCGATACACAG TGCGTGCTGTTCACCGACTACTGGAGCGTCGCCACCACGGCATCGCCTGGCCCTCCACTGAGCACCCTATCACACAGCTGACCAGCTCCATCCTCCGGCGCGTGAATGAGGCTTCTGGGCTCTACCAGATGTTCAGTGTGCTGGCTGATGTCGTCCTGTTGAAGGA agcaggacgtGCGGTTCCGCCCTGCCGACTGGCCCCTGCCACGGCCCACGGCCATCCACCACATCGTAGAAGATTTCCTGACAGATTGGACTGCCCCAGTGAGCCACATTTTACCTCTGAGGCGCTTCCTGGAGAACTGTCTGGACACCGACTTGCGAAGCTTCTATGCAG AGTCCTGTTTCCTGTTCGCCCTAACACACCAGAAGCTGCCGCCCTTTTGCCAGCAGTGGTACCTGAGAAGGCAGGGACTGGTGGAAGCCGGAAGCCTCCGGCAGCACAGAGTGGAGAGTGGGCTCCTCCAGGACTATGCCACTGCAGGCAGACGCAGGGGGGACAGTGGGCAACAGCCTGGCAACCGTGA
- the FOXRED2 gene encoding FAD-dependent oxidoreductase domain-containing protein 2 isoform X3, producing the protein MGLSIVAQVPGPPGLLLTIALYPALTLYTAKALAPSHRDYCVLGAGPAGLQMAYFLQQAGRDYLVFERAAGPGSFFTRYPRHRKLISINKRYTGRANAEFNLRHDWNSLLSHDPQLLFRHYSHAYYPDASDMVRYLGDFAVRLGLHVMYNTTIAHVTLDKDRQAWNGHYFILTDQKGQAYRCSVLLVATGLSVPNLVDFPGSEYAEGYESVSVDPKDFVGQNVLILGRGNSAFETSENILGVTNFIHMLSRSRVRLSWATHYVGDLRAVNNGLLDTYQLKSLDGLLESDLMDLAIVKDHENKFHITLKFYLEESNQSADAITLPQDDSDNFAMRVAYDRVIRCLGWNFDFSIFNKSLRLSSGGDFSKKYPLVRPSYESKGSRGLFVLGTASHSVDYRKSAGGFIHGFRYTVRAVHRLLERRHHGIAWPSTEHPITQLTSSILRRVNEASGLYQMFSVLADVVLLKEKAEAFEYLEEFPVQMLAQLETVTGRQARHGLFVINMEYGRNFSGPGKDVFFYERSVAHTEDAWQSNFLHPVIYYYRHLPTGLSFLICQMGIRTVPSFLV; encoded by the exons ATGGGCCTCTCCATCGTGGCACAGGTGCCAGGCCCCCCAGGGCTGCTCCTAACCATCGCCCTCTACCCAGCTCTCACCCTGTACACCGCTAAGGCCCTGGCGCCCTCACACCGGGACTACTGTGTCCTGGGCGCTGGGCCCGCAGGCCTGCAAATGGCCTACTTCCTGCAGCAGGCCGGCAGGGACTACCTGGTGTTCGAACGCGCCGCAGGGCCGGGCAGCTTCTTCACGCGCTACCCCCGGCACCGCAAGCTCATCAGCATCAACAAGAGGTACACCGGCCGAGCCAACGCAGAGTTCAACCTCCGCCACGACTGGAACTCTCTGCTCAGCCACGACCCCCAGCTACTCTTCAGACACTACTCCCATGCCTACTACCCCGATGCCAGTGACATGGTGCGCTACCTGGGCGACTTCGCAGTCAGATTGGGGCTCCACGTGATGTACAACACAACCATTGCCCACGTCACTCTAGACAAGGATCGGCAGGCCTGGAATGGCCATTACTTCATCCTGACTGACCAGAAGGGCCAGGCATACCGGTGCAG CGTCCTTCTTGTCGCCACCGGTTTGTCAGTCCCCAATCTGGTGGACTTCCCTGGCTCCGAATATGCAGAGGGTTATGAGTCTGTGTCCGTGGACCCCAAGGACTTTGTGGGTCAGAATGTGCTGATCCTGGGCCGAGGGAACTCAGCCTTTGAGACATCAGAGAACATCTTGGGTGTCACCAACTttatccacatgctgagccgctCCCGGGTCCGGCTCTCCTGGGCTACCCACTACGTAGGAGACCTCAG GGCCGTCAACAACGGCCTGCTGGACACCTACCAGCTGAAGTCCTTGGATGGGTTGCTGGAGTCCGACCTAATGGACCTGGCCATTGTGAAGGACCACGAGAACAAGTTCCACATCACCCTAAAGTTCTACTTGGAGGAGAGCAACCAGAGTGCCGATGCCATCACCCTCCCCCAGGACGATAGTGACAACTTCGCCATGCGTGTGGCCTATGACCGAGTCATCCGCTGCCTAGGCTGGAACTTCGACTTCTCCATTTTCAACAA GTCCCTCAGACTGTCTTCAGGGGGTGATTTCAGCAAGAAGTACCCACTGGTCAGACCTAGCTATGAGTCCAAAGGAAGTCGTGGTCTCTTTGTCCTAGGTACGGCCAGCCACTCTGTGGATTACCGGAAATCTGCTGGCGGCTTCATCCATGGATTCCGATACACAG TGCGTGCTGTTCACCGACTACTGGAGCGTCGCCACCACGGCATCGCCTGGCCCTCCACTGAGCACCCTATCACACAGCTGACCAGCTCCATCCTCCGGCGCGTGAATGAGGCTTCTGGGCTCTACCAGATGTTCAGTGTGCTGGCTGATGTCGTCCTGTTGAAGGA GAAGGCCGAAGCATTTGAGTACCTGGAGGAGTTCCCCGTGCAGATGCTGGCCCAGCTGGAGACAGTCACCGGGAGGCAGGCCAGGCATGGGCTGTTTGTCATCAACATGGAGTATGGCAGAAATTTCTCTGGGCCCGGCAAGGATGTCTTCTTTTATGAACGGTCTGTGGCGCACACGGAAGACGCCTGGCAATCAAACTTTCTCCACCCTGTCATCTACTATTACAGGCACCTCCCCACTG GCCTCAGCTTCcttatctgtcaaatggggataaGAACAGTACCTTCCTTCCTTGTATGA